The following is a genomic window from Aricia agestis chromosome 12, ilAriAges1.1, whole genome shotgun sequence.
GTCGGGGTCTGTAGTTTGAGGTGAGTAATTTCTGATTCTAAGGAGATAATTTTACCCTTATCCATGGTTATTTGATTTTCTAGTCTCGTCATTTTCAGGTTTGTTAATATTAAGTCAAGAAGCTTATTGTCACAATTACGAATGCAATTAAATTGAGATAAGTCATTAGTGCACATAAAATTGATTAGGGTACTCCCAAGAGTATTGTTGCAATTATTCGGCGTCAAATAGTTGGTACCGTCCACCTCTGACCAGCCAAGAAGACCAATATTAAAATCGCCCAGCATAACAATGTCGTCTACAAGATCTATTACATTACAagcgttattaaaaaaattaacaagttTATCGGATTTGACTGGAGGCGGGAGATATACGACGCACAAGGCAAGTTTCCTacgagtattatttattgtaatattcgAAAGGAGCCACAGGTCCTCGCAATCTGTCTCCCAATCTTTCATACGCATAGATTGTATATGGCGTGACACAGCTATCAAGACACCTCCGCCATCTGATTTAGTGCTAGAGGTAGAGCTGCGATCACGACGATACACAATGTAGTCTTCATTAAATAGCTCACCTGTGCTCACTCCCGCATTCAGCCAAGTTTCGGTCAACGCAATAATTTGATAATTTgactgtaaaatatttaaataaacatcgTTGGTCTTGGTCCGAAGACCTCTTACATTTTGGTAATAAATATCCATTAATTGATTAAAATAAACATgccttaaaaataacattagcaATAACTAATTTAAGcaatatttaaaactacataagtcacgacattttttttaaactctcAACGTTACGTATTAGAATGGCTTGACTTTGTTCATCCCTGCGTGCATAGATGCGGCCACCCCGCACCCAAACGAACTTGTAGCCAGCTTCTTTTGCCTTCTTGCGCGCTGCGGCGTGGAGTGATTTGTTGGATGGTGACAAGTGTTCCGCAACAAATATAGGTGTACTGGCACCATCGAGCCCCAAGTGAGATGTACTTAACTTATTCTtggcattttttttattgtatgtaaTGACCGCAGCTAGAAGGGCATCTCTATGGCGTGTAGTTCTGAGTTTGACTATCACTGTGCGAGGGCGTGTGTTGTCGCGGTTAATCTTAGCGACACGAGTAATATTTGACACGTCATCCTCAGGGATGTCATGGTTAATTGTTTTTGTAATCTGTGTAAATACCTTGAGGAGGTTTTCAGATTTTCGCTCCGGAATCCCGTTAATTTCGACGTTATTTTCACGTGTGCTTTGTTCCATACTACACAACCTATCGGACAGGTCACTTACAGTAGACATCAAGGCCGCATTTTCCGAttgtagattttttattatggtTGATTTCTGTTCCAAATCCTTTTTAAGATTTTCAAAGGATTCATTGAAAAAGGAGAATGACTCATGGAAGGTTGATAGCTGCTGGTTAATATTAATCAATTCTTTTGTGATAAGTTCACGCATAGCTGATTTGAACGAATTATCAAGTTCCTGTTTTATTATATCCCGTAGGCGCTCTTCGGTAACATACGGCGAGGTAGGCTTAGGAGTCGGGTTTTTTGCACGCATAGTAATGTTATTAGAATGCTCATCATAGTCAGTGGTATGTGTACTCGAGGGGCTGGCCGTCGAATTAGATTGGCGTATCGGTGTGTTCGAGTTATCGCCACCCTGTCGGTTCTTTATGACACATTTTGGGCATTTCCAACTGCGTCTGTTTTCGCTCGTCATTGAGCGGAATGCGTTGGAAGATATGCCAGCGCATTCAAGATCGTATGTTAAGTTGCATTTGGGACATTGCAGATAATCACGGTTTTTTATCGCAGCTAAACAGCCCGAACAATTCTTTGAAGCCATAATTAgcgtgaatatttattttaaggaaCAGAAAATCGAAAAAAGACCAGCTGGCAAGCTAGGCTCGAACCCAGTACTATTCGTTCACTGTCCTTAGAGTCTTCCGCTTCGGTCACCCGTGTTATGACGTTGCTTCGGAAAACGTTGTACTAGTATGTAGATAGTTTGAACGTTGTTGGATGTCAGGATATTGAATTTGAATGCGTATTGTTTTCACATACCACccacattttttaattataataaatattatcgaGTTATTAATTGAAACTTTTGtccatgtaataattattatggagtCGAATATTAACAGCGGTTTGATAGAGCTTGATGCACTAAGAGTTATATATTGTATGTTCCGAGCTTAGCTCACGGAATCTATTATTTTCTGGGCCACTATCTTGTTCACAATCACTGAGAGTCACAGTCACTTTCTGTATTACAGTTTAAAGCACCTTATCACTCGTAGATACTTTGGATAACATTGTCACGCAAACTTTgagtattaaagtataaattgaAACTTAGGTTCAAACTTAAATCGATGTTTAActatttttaattcaataataaaCGCGGAGCTGATCTTGCCTTGGCGACTAGCGACCTCTATATCCTAGTATTATTGAGTATCTACTCAATAATACTCATTCAGTTCAGTCATTGATTCTATTAAGTATAGACTTAAAAAGTGCCTAAAAATGCATCTAAAACCTTTTTGATTACTTTTTGTtctacaaataatttaaattcttaaaaagTATTTGTGATAATAAATCTGTAGAATAATAATTGAACTACATCAGCGCTTTTAACAGAGCAAATATAGTCCATAGCAAATCAAATTACTCTTAACTAGGTGTAATGAACTAATAAAGGTTTTAAAACAAGGAacactagattttttttttctattagaaaCTTAGTTCTTATTCAAAACCATCTATAGAATGCCAATATCTATTATGTCTATAAAAAGCCATGATTAGTACTCCTAAAGCATAAATAGATTTAAGGCGTCTGAAGTGTGCTACTTGAGAGTACAGACTTAGTATTTACGAAACTGTGATTTTCTTTCTCGTACATCTCCATTCGTTAATAATCCAGGATGAATAAGTTTAAAGAGACCCTAATTTTTCCTATCCTAGACTATGCCGATTCCTGCTACTTGGACATCACTGAGGAGCTGTTAACGAAGCTTGAACGTTTACAGAATCTCTGTATTCGTTATGTCTTTGGGCTTAAAAATTCGATCACGTATCAGCCTTCAGATTGAGGCTCAAGTGGCTATCCGTCTCTGTCGCAACTCCCATATCCTctgtttactttataatatcttGTATAATCCCCTCTCCCCATCCTATCTGCTCGATAGATTCAACTTTTCCCGCCCTTCTGACATCCCGTGTAGATCCAGTGTCAGAACAAACCTCTGTCTCCCATCCCATCGTTCCAATTTCTATatgaaatcaataaataataatatgtttataatatataaatactatatgtaCACATAATAACACAGATTACAGTGATTGAGAATGCTGGTAATGTTCTTTCAATCGTCTTTTAAACACAGCGATAGTCGGACTGTCACGAAGAGTGTGGGGAAGTGAGTTCCATAATCTGACTGCGTGCACGGTAAAGGAGTAGGAACTCTCCTTTACCGTGAGTGTGAGTGAGagccatgccacacgatgcgATGCGGCGGTGGTGCGGCGCCTGACCGGTGCCGCTCCGGTTTCCTACATataaagggtcaattcagaccgcaacgcgtatggatttgacagatttcaactgcgtgagacgtcttgcggatcggtcaaatccatataaaattaaaaatgcagattacgcgtcgcgttgcggtctgaatcaaccctaaaaatgtatggtatggCACACTGCGCCGTCCGGTGCGCTCCGGCGTTGCACGGAATCGAGACGAGGCGGGGAGGGGTGTATGTATTGGTAGAGCTAGAGTCCGTCGCTGCTACGGTACTGCAAAACGTTGCGGCGCCGCACTCATCGTGTGGTCGGTAGTCCGGCGAGATGACCTGCGGTGCGGGGCCGTGTGGCATGCCTCTGACGTCGATAGATACGGCATTATGGACCACCTGCGCCAgttttgtttcaaattaatCTTGGGTTAATTACTTTACCGAGCTTtttgagggctcgcgtc
Proteins encoded in this region:
- the LOC121732247 gene encoding uncharacterized protein LOC121732247, which produces MSTVSDLSDRLCSMEQSTRENNVEINGIPERKSENLLKVFTQITKTINHDIPEDDVSNITRVAKINRDNTRPRTVIVKLRTTRHRDALLAAVITYNKKNAKNKLSTSHLGLDGASTPIFVAEHLSPSNKSLHAAARKKAKEAGYKFVWVRGGRIYARRDEQSQAILIRNVESLKKMS